From the Micromonospora sediminicola genome, one window contains:
- a CDS encoding siphovirus ReqiPepy6 Gp37-like family protein, producing the protein MLSAPARTTLLITDRNLNVLGDPIGGWTDLDVTLRFNEPGSGTFTAPARPELLQLINAGGNRVVVIRDGVIFAAGPIERAGPQRWSVDGADTDPGTVSVAFTDDLALIAGRVTYPNPAAVATAQTSTARWTATDEAGDVMRSLVNLNAGPGALTVRRVPQLVLGTGAGLGASITFGTRFEALGDALRSAAIAGGGLGFRTQQVGTTIEFQVYAPADRTTGDGAVRFSRGLGNLRSYSYEPVAPSATVAIVGGKDVGTSRVIVERVNTAAVAKWWRLETFVDQRQSDATAGAAAELNQAGDEELERSAETARLTSVTVDTTDQRYGVHYQLGDRVSVELNSGAEVTDVVRAVHLEVSPRDGETVTALVGSQDASADPAWVKVTRALARRLAGLETI; encoded by the coding sequence ATGCTGTCCGCGCCGGCGCGGACGACCCTGCTCATCACCGACCGGAACCTCAACGTGCTCGGCGACCCGATCGGCGGGTGGACGGACCTGGACGTCACCCTGCGGTTCAACGAGCCCGGATCCGGCACCTTCACCGCGCCGGCCCGGCCGGAGCTGCTCCAGCTGATCAACGCGGGCGGCAACCGGGTGGTCGTGATCCGCGACGGCGTCATCTTCGCCGCGGGGCCGATCGAGCGGGCCGGCCCGCAACGCTGGTCCGTCGACGGCGCCGACACTGACCCGGGCACCGTGTCCGTCGCGTTCACCGACGACCTGGCGCTCATCGCCGGCAGGGTCACCTACCCGAACCCGGCGGCCGTGGCCACCGCGCAGACGTCGACCGCCCGGTGGACAGCCACCGACGAGGCCGGCGACGTCATGCGGTCGTTGGTCAACCTCAACGCCGGCCCCGGAGCGCTGACAGTCCGGCGGGTGCCGCAGCTGGTCCTCGGCACCGGCGCGGGCCTCGGGGCCAGCATCACGTTCGGGACCCGGTTCGAGGCGCTCGGCGACGCGCTCCGCAGCGCGGCCATCGCCGGCGGCGGGCTCGGGTTCCGCACCCAGCAGGTCGGCACCACGATCGAGTTCCAGGTGTACGCGCCGGCCGACCGCACCACCGGCGACGGCGCGGTCCGGTTCAGCCGCGGCCTGGGGAACCTGCGCTCCTACTCGTACGAGCCGGTCGCCCCGTCGGCCACCGTCGCGATCGTCGGCGGGAAGGACGTCGGCACGTCGCGGGTGATCGTCGAACGGGTCAACACCGCGGCGGTCGCGAAGTGGTGGCGGCTGGAGACGTTCGTCGACCAGCGGCAATCCGACGCGACCGCCGGCGCCGCGGCCGAGCTGAATCAGGCCGGCGACGAAGAGCTGGAGCGCTCGGCCGAGACCGCCCGGCTGACCAGCGTCACCGTCGACACCACGGATCAGCGCTACGGCGTGCACTACCAGCTCGGCGACCGCGTGTCGGTGGAGCTCAACTCCGGAGCGGAAGTCACCGACGTGGTCCGCGCCGTGCACCTCGAGGTGAGCCCGCGCGACGGGGAGACGGTCACCGCGCTGGTCGGCTCGCAGGACGCCTCCGCTGACCCGGCGTGGGTGAAGGTCACGCGGGCCCTGGCCCGACGGCTCGCCGGATTGGAGACCATCTGA
- a CDS encoding phage distal tail protein, giving the protein MPVYVGTISTPPPPVDTPSPIPTPAPPPVDPGRPVAVWIAPDGTEWPLTNDSTLFFTLNAVTGWGAAPINIVADDHPRGGTRVRHIQPQPRTITWPLRVRADTHLELVAGWRALSNAFTQTRRLGPGRLRIMRPNGDAREILAYYQQGFDGEPGQGHTYDTAVLSLYCEDPFWRAVRPLSLPYAYGTAVSYLSPYLTVSPSSVLGTATAVNEGNVEAWPTWTIVGPATAVVATNLSTGEAFTLTGTLTAGQVATITTDPPAVRGPGGANWTGKLTWPGAQLWALQPGLNNVEFAVAGAAAGTAITLSYVPRYETA; this is encoded by the coding sequence ATGCCCGTCTACGTCGGCACGATCTCGACTCCACCGCCGCCGGTCGACACCCCCTCACCGATCCCAACTCCGGCGCCGCCACCGGTCGACCCGGGCCGGCCGGTGGCGGTGTGGATCGCACCGGACGGCACGGAGTGGCCGCTCACCAACGACTCGACGCTGTTCTTCACCCTGAACGCGGTGACCGGGTGGGGTGCCGCACCGATCAACATCGTGGCCGACGACCACCCGCGCGGCGGCACCCGGGTTCGGCACATCCAGCCGCAGCCGCGGACGATCACGTGGCCGCTGCGGGTGCGGGCGGACACCCACCTGGAGCTGGTGGCCGGGTGGCGGGCCCTGTCCAACGCGTTCACGCAGACCCGCCGGCTCGGCCCGGGCCGGCTACGAATCATGCGCCCGAACGGCGACGCCCGGGAGATCCTCGCCTACTACCAGCAGGGCTTCGACGGGGAACCGGGGCAGGGTCACACCTACGACACGGCGGTGCTCAGCCTCTACTGTGAGGACCCGTTCTGGCGGGCGGTCCGGCCGCTGAGCCTGCCGTACGCCTACGGCACCGCGGTGTCGTACCTGTCGCCGTACCTGACGGTGTCCCCGTCGTCGGTGCTCGGCACCGCGACTGCTGTCAACGAGGGCAACGTGGAGGCGTGGCCGACCTGGACGATCGTCGGCCCTGCCACCGCGGTGGTGGCCACCAATCTCAGCACCGGTGAGGCGTTCACGCTGACCGGGACGCTGACCGCCGGGCAGGTCGCCACGATCACCACCGACCCGCCCGCCGTGCGCGGCCCGGGCGGCGCGAACTGGACCGGCAAGCTGACCTGGCCCGGCGCGCAGCTGTGGGCGTTGCAGCCCGGCCTGAACAACGTCGAGTTCGCCGTCGCCGGCGCGGCAGCTGGCACCGCGATCACCCTGTCCTACGTCCCTCGGTACGAGACGGCCTGA
- a CDS encoding phage tail tape measure protein, whose amino-acid sequence MAGLRTVGVRLAADVSGFRAGMRQAGAATSELRGELDKAARAGKLDALADQAGRMGLVLAAGFGAAVAMAAKFDKQMSEVAAVSDATGKELDQLRQAALKAGADTAFSATEAAKAEAELAKAGLKTSDILGGALNGSLALAAAGSLDLAESADIAAKTMNVFKLKGADVGHIADVLAAAANKSATDVHEMGEALKQGGLAANAAGMGLEETVGTLAAFADRALVGSDAGTSLKTALMMLQAPTDKSAALMDKLGIAAYDANGEFIGTTRLAGVLQKALGGLTQEQRNAALATIFGADGMRAANIMYELGEKGIQDYTKAVDDQGAAADVAAKKMDNLAGDVEKLKGSLETMAIEAGSGANSGLRILVQAAGALVDELDRLPPALTSTLTVMAGVAGGALLLGAGWVRVRRSTRDMLDELREVGPAGQRAARGLETASKWAGRAAVTFAAFEVAGAAITAMQKDLNPQIDAMAKGLGEWGKTGALAGESARVLGGDMQDLAVGLKFLADTDNKRRQSARFMQDILENTWIIGPALRGTNTSLDRTRERVEAMDSALAQLASGGKADEAAAAFNRLADAAAKDGVSIEELKALFPQYAAALEVAGKASTDAAGGVKQVGGAAGQAADEVQELKEAFDALFKQEMSYDKALLAYKQGIADVKAELRDGTRTLNDNTQAGRDNIAAVLEQVDRIKALRDARLEHGETLDEVNGKYVKDIDGLRRTMLQAGYTKGEVDALIGKYKAVPGEVSTDVSAPGTTKATGQVQDFNFAVRNVPPSKTVPFWASTGEAKAAVEALKSKIAELKDKHIYISGTVRWTSTGDLKVPGGTILKNDRGGVYEHAAVGLLRQAQIAAPQGPARYAWAEPSTGGELFAPRFGDMARTRALVGYAIENWWGGWRNFAPSSGYGGQASGQITYDNRITVQPRQANFTVHDLTALQQRQDALARVGRPR is encoded by the coding sequence GTGGCTGGTCTGCGGACGGTAGGGGTGCGGCTGGCCGCCGACGTGTCCGGGTTCCGGGCGGGTATGCGTCAGGCCGGGGCGGCCACGTCGGAGCTGCGCGGGGAGCTGGACAAGGCGGCCCGGGCGGGGAAGCTCGACGCCCTGGCCGACCAGGCCGGCCGGATGGGTCTGGTCCTCGCCGCCGGGTTCGGTGCGGCGGTGGCGATGGCCGCGAAGTTCGACAAGCAGATGTCGGAGGTCGCGGCGGTCTCCGACGCCACCGGCAAGGAGCTGGACCAGCTGCGGCAGGCCGCGCTGAAAGCCGGCGCCGACACGGCGTTCTCCGCCACCGAGGCGGCCAAGGCGGAGGCCGAGCTGGCCAAGGCCGGCCTGAAGACCTCCGACATCCTCGGCGGCGCCCTCAACGGCTCCCTGGCCCTTGCGGCGGCCGGGTCGCTGGACCTGGCCGAGTCGGCGGACATCGCCGCGAAGACGATGAACGTGTTCAAGCTCAAGGGCGCCGACGTCGGGCACATCGCCGACGTGCTCGCCGCGGCGGCCAACAAGTCCGCCACCGACGTGCACGAGATGGGCGAGGCGCTCAAGCAGGGCGGCCTGGCGGCCAACGCCGCCGGGATGGGCCTGGAGGAGACCGTCGGCACCCTGGCCGCGTTCGCCGACCGGGCGCTCGTCGGCTCCGACGCCGGCACCAGCCTGAAGACCGCCCTGATGATGCTGCAGGCGCCGACGGACAAGTCAGCCGCGCTGATGGACAAGCTGGGCATCGCCGCGTACGACGCAAACGGCGAGTTCATCGGCACCACCCGGCTGGCCGGGGTGCTGCAGAAGGCCCTCGGCGGGCTCACCCAGGAGCAGCGCAACGCCGCCCTCGCGACGATCTTCGGCGCGGACGGCATGCGCGCGGCGAACATCATGTACGAGCTGGGCGAGAAGGGCATCCAGGACTACACCAAGGCCGTCGACGACCAGGGCGCCGCCGCCGACGTCGCGGCGAAGAAGATGGACAACCTCGCCGGCGACGTCGAGAAGCTCAAGGGCTCCCTGGAGACCATGGCCATCGAGGCCGGGTCGGGTGCGAACAGCGGCCTGCGGATCCTCGTCCAGGCGGCCGGCGCGCTCGTCGACGAGCTGGACCGGCTGCCGCCGGCGCTGACGTCGACCCTGACCGTGATGGCCGGGGTGGCCGGCGGTGCGCTGCTACTCGGCGCCGGGTGGGTGCGGGTCCGCCGGTCGACGCGGGACATGCTCGACGAGCTGCGGGAGGTCGGCCCGGCCGGCCAGCGCGCGGCCCGCGGGCTGGAGACCGCCAGTAAGTGGGCGGGCCGCGCTGCTGTGACCTTCGCCGCGTTCGAGGTCGCTGGTGCTGCCATCACCGCCATGCAGAAGGACCTGAATCCGCAGATCGACGCCATGGCCAAGGGCCTCGGTGAATGGGGCAAGACCGGCGCTCTGGCTGGGGAGTCCGCGCGGGTCCTGGGCGGCGACATGCAGGATCTGGCGGTCGGCCTGAAGTTCCTGGCAGACACCGACAACAAGCGTCGGCAGTCAGCGCGGTTCATGCAGGACATCCTGGAGAACACCTGGATCATCGGGCCGGCTCTGCGGGGCACCAACACGAGCCTCGACCGCACCCGCGAGCGCGTCGAGGCGATGGACTCGGCGCTGGCCCAGCTCGCCTCCGGCGGGAAGGCCGACGAGGCCGCGGCGGCGTTCAACCGGCTCGCCGACGCGGCCGCGAAGGACGGCGTCTCCATCGAGGAGCTGAAGGCGCTGTTCCCGCAGTACGCGGCGGCGCTGGAGGTCGCTGGGAAGGCGTCGACCGACGCGGCCGGCGGGGTGAAGCAGGTCGGCGGCGCGGCCGGGCAGGCCGCCGACGAGGTCCAGGAGCTGAAGGAAGCGTTCGACGCCCTGTTCAAGCAGGAGATGTCGTACGACAAGGCGCTGCTGGCCTACAAGCAGGGCATCGCCGATGTGAAGGCGGAGCTGCGCGACGGCACCCGCACCCTCAACGACAACACCCAGGCCGGGCGGGACAACATCGCCGCGGTGCTGGAGCAGGTCGACCGGATCAAGGCGCTGCGGGACGCCCGGCTGGAGCACGGCGAGACCCTCGACGAGGTCAACGGCAAGTACGTCAAGGACATCGACGGGCTGCGCCGCACGATGCTGCAGGCCGGCTACACCAAGGGTGAGGTCGACGCGCTGATCGGCAAGTACAAGGCCGTGCCCGGCGAGGTGTCGACGGACGTGTCCGCGCCGGGCACGACGAAGGCCACCGGGCAGGTGCAGGACTTCAACTTCGCGGTCCGGAACGTGCCGCCGTCCAAGACGGTGCCTTTCTGGGCGTCCACTGGTGAAGCCAAGGCGGCCGTGGAGGCACTCAAGAGCAAGATCGCGGAGTTGAAGGACAAGCACATCTACATCTCCGGCACCGTCCGGTGGACCAGCACCGGCGATCTGAAGGTGCCCGGCGGGACGATCCTGAAAAACGACCGGGGTGGCGTGTACGAGCACGCGGCGGTGGGGTTGCTGCGGCAGGCGCAGATCGCGGCGCCGCAGGGCCCGGCCCGGTACGCGTGGGCGGAGCCGTCGACCGGCGGGGAGCTGTTCGCCCCCCGCTTCGGGGACATGGCCCGCACGCGGGCGCTGGTCGGGTACGCGATCGAGAACTGGTGGGGCGGATGGCGGAACTTCGCCCCGTCGTCCGGCTACGGCGGGCAGGCCAGTGGCCAGATCACGTACGACAACCGGATCACGGTGCAGCCGCGGCAGGCGAACTTCACCGTCCACGACCTGACGGCGCTTCAGCAGCGCCAGGACGCGCTCGCGCGGGTGGGGAGGCCACGGTAG
- a CDS encoding phage tail tube protein — MADVLADGMTRVAWVGAIANINSPTAAELNAGLLLQQVITPDGLMGFEASTAEVDNSALASTFDTKTIGRDSYSGTGLRMKKQTAPDTARNTLTRGTSGFIVIRRDIPEETAWAATQPVEVYPVICGRRKELAPEANSVRKYEVPTPITTPPATDAVVA; from the coding sequence ATGGCTGACGTCCTCGCCGATGGCATGACCCGCGTCGCGTGGGTGGGCGCCATCGCCAACATCAACAGCCCGACGGCCGCCGAGCTGAACGCCGGACTGCTGCTGCAGCAGGTCATCACCCCGGACGGCCTGATGGGCTTCGAGGCCAGCACCGCCGAGGTCGACAACTCGGCGCTGGCCAGCACCTTCGACACGAAGACCATCGGCCGGGACTCGTACTCCGGCACCGGCCTGCGGATGAAGAAGCAGACCGCCCCGGACACCGCCCGCAACACCCTGACCCGGGGCACCTCCGGGTTCATCGTGATCCGCCGAGACATCCCGGAGGAGACCGCGTGGGCCGCCACCCAGCCGGTGGAGGTCTACCCGGTGATCTGCGGACGCCGCAAGGAGCTGGCCCCGGAGGCCAACAGCGTCCGGAAGTACGAGGTGCCGACGCCGATCACGACGCCGCCGGCGACGGACGCGGTCGTCGCCTAA
- a CDS encoding DUF6093 family protein encodes MSVDRALARGRRAAERLMVDQCRIQRAAGSTEDDDGNVTPSYTTVYEGRCKVQQQAVQSRPSDAGEASLLMVRRELHLPVAASAGVRAGDRVELTACTYDPDLMGRALVVRDEAAKSLATARRLGVEEVTS; translated from the coding sequence ATGTCCGTCGACCGGGCGCTCGCTCGGGGCCGCCGGGCGGCTGAGCGGCTGATGGTCGACCAGTGCCGGATCCAACGCGCCGCCGGGTCAACGGAGGACGACGACGGCAACGTCACCCCGTCCTACACCACCGTCTACGAGGGCCGCTGCAAGGTCCAGCAGCAGGCCGTCCAGTCCCGCCCGTCGGACGCCGGCGAGGCGTCGCTGCTGATGGTCCGCCGCGAGCTGCACCTGCCCGTCGCCGCCTCGGCCGGCGTGCGCGCCGGTGACCGGGTCGAGTTGACGGCCTGCACGTACGACCCAGACCTGATGGGTCGGGCTCTGGTAGTCCGGGACGAGGCGGCGAAGAGCCTGGCCACCGCCCGGCGGCTCGGTGTGGAGGAGGTGACATCGTGA
- a CDS encoding SU10 major capsid protein gives MAGITALGTTYNLPNYTGILYLLTPSDTPFFSAIGGLTGGGQTTDTEFEWSEYDLRAAGQNVALEGQDAPTAQNRIRGQKKNVTQIHHETVGVSYTKRAATGRLGGLATAGGSNPVVDELDWQTELMLKQMVRDIEWSFVNGIYQLPADNLTARKTRGILAATTSNVVDAAAGVTATGTAAASTDLITLTAHGLANGDSIRFTSVGAATPLTTTDVYYVVASSANTFSVSLTKGGTAVNITVDGTVVWAKGVALTKTMVDALLMTVFNNGGIMQSETATIMVGAAQKLAITNAYVVAGYVTKEISTVGGVTVNRIETDFGILNVMLNRHMPADVVQVVSLEECRPVFLEVPGKGHMFEEPLAKTGAYDKNQLYGEVGLAYGNERKHGKIVNLKA, from the coding sequence CCTGTACCTGCTCACCCCGTCCGACACCCCGTTCTTCTCGGCGATCGGCGGGCTGACCGGCGGCGGGCAGACCACCGACACCGAGTTCGAGTGGTCGGAGTACGACCTGCGCGCCGCCGGGCAGAACGTGGCGCTGGAGGGCCAGGACGCGCCGACCGCGCAGAACCGGATCCGCGGGCAGAAGAAGAACGTGACGCAGATCCACCACGAGACCGTCGGGGTGTCCTACACCAAGCGGGCGGCCACCGGCCGCCTCGGTGGGCTGGCCACCGCCGGCGGTTCCAACCCGGTCGTCGACGAGCTGGACTGGCAGACCGAGCTGATGCTCAAGCAGATGGTCCGCGACATCGAGTGGTCCTTCGTCAACGGCATCTACCAGCTGCCGGCGGACAACCTGACCGCCCGCAAGACCCGGGGCATCCTCGCGGCCACGACGTCCAACGTCGTCGACGCCGCCGCCGGCGTCACCGCGACCGGCACGGCGGCCGCCTCGACCGACCTGATCACGCTGACCGCCCACGGCCTGGCCAACGGCGACAGCATCCGGTTCACGAGCGTGGGCGCGGCCACGCCGCTGACCACCACCGACGTGTACTACGTCGTGGCCAGCTCGGCCAACACCTTCTCGGTGTCGCTGACCAAGGGCGGCACGGCGGTCAACATCACCGTCGACGGCACCGTGGTCTGGGCCAAGGGCGTGGCCCTGACCAAGACGATGGTCGACGCGCTGCTGATGACCGTGTTCAACAACGGCGGCATCATGCAGTCCGAGACCGCCACGATCATGGTCGGCGCGGCGCAGAAGCTGGCGATCACCAACGCCTACGTGGTGGCCGGCTACGTCACCAAGGAGATCTCCACCGTCGGCGGTGTGACCGTCAACCGCATCGAGACCGACTTCGGGATCCTCAACGTCATGCTCAACCGGCACATGCCGGCCGACGTGGTCCAGGTCGTCTCCCTCGAGGAGTGCCGGCCGGTCTTCCTGGAGGTCCCCGGCAAGGGCCACATGTTCGAGGAGCCCCTGGCCAAGACGGGCGCCTACGACAAGAACCAGCTCTACGGCGAGGTCGGTCTCGCCTACGGCAACGAGCGCAAGCACGGCAAGATCGTCAACCTCAAGGCCTGA